One Mycobacteroides salmoniphilum DNA segment encodes these proteins:
- a CDS encoding TIGR03086 family metal-binding protein, with product MTAVLSPLETVASARAALHEVVSRLTAADNGKQTPNAKFTIALLTEHLQNSIKLLGDAAGVDIDIATEGSVADRILPPSQAAVDAWQQRGTDGMVTLPIGEFPAEVAVRILGSEFLVHAWDYAVSTGQEFDPREELTDSVLESARMIIQPERRDGDFFADEVSVSDDAPNLVKLIAFTGRNPGWSPAS from the coding sequence ATGACCGCAGTACTCAGCCCCCTGGAGACCGTCGCCAGCGCCCGCGCCGCCCTGCATGAGGTCGTCAGCCGCCTCACCGCGGCGGACAACGGCAAGCAGACACCCAACGCCAAGTTCACCATCGCCCTACTCACCGAACATCTGCAGAACTCCATCAAGCTGCTCGGCGACGCCGCAGGTGTCGACATCGACATCGCCACCGAGGGTTCCGTGGCCGACCGCATCCTGCCGCCGTCGCAGGCGGCCGTCGACGCCTGGCAACAGCGCGGAACGGACGGAATGGTGACCCTGCCGATCGGCGAGTTTCCCGCCGAGGTCGCCGTGCGCATTCTTGGCTCGGAGTTCCTGGTCCACGCCTGGGATTACGCCGTCTCCACCGGTCAGGAGTTCGACCCGAGGGAAGAACTCACCGACAGCGTGCTGGAATCGGCACGCATGATCATCCAGCCAGAGCGGCGCGACGGCGATTTCTTCGCCGACGAGGTGTCCGTCTCGGACGACGCCCCGAACCTGGTGAAGCTCATCGCCTTCACCGGACGTAATCCCGGATGGTCACCGGCAAGCTAA